One Sulfurimonas sp. C5 genomic region harbors:
- the dapB gene encoding 4-hydroxy-tetrahydrodipicolinate reductase — MIKVGVFGASGRVGKLLLDDLKLTEGMSVSSVFVRNELDFAIDPSILVTSDMKTFLNGCDIVIDFSLPDACEVLLEEAIKTPKPLVIGTTGLNTHQLNLLKQASEVMPVLYATNMSLGVALLNKLVYQAAKTLEGFDIEIVEMHHRHKKDAPSGTALTLSESAAAGRGVDLDKVRVSGRDGNIGERTKDEIAVMALRGGDIVGRHTVGFYNDGEFIELNHTATSRNTFSKGAIRAGKWLADKEAGLYSISDCLELN, encoded by the coding sequence ATGATTAAAGTTGGTGTGTTTGGAGCAAGCGGTCGTGTAGGAAAACTCTTATTAGACGATCTGAAATTAACTGAAGGTATGAGTGTAAGCAGTGTTTTTGTTCGTAATGAACTTGACTTTGCAATTGATCCTTCTATTTTAGTAACATCTGATATGAAAACTTTTCTTAACGGTTGTGATATCGTAATCGACTTTTCTTTACCTGATGCGTGTGAAGTGTTACTTGAAGAAGCCATTAAAACTCCTAAACCTTTAGTTATAGGGACAACTGGTCTCAATACTCACCAACTAAACCTTTTAAAACAAGCAAGTGAAGTTATGCCGGTTTTATATGCAACTAACATGAGTTTAGGCGTAGCTCTTTTAAATAAACTTGTATATCAAGCTGCAAAAACTTTAGAAGGTTTTGACATTGAGATCGTAGAGATGCACCATAGACATAAAAAAGATGCTCCAAGTGGTACTGCACTTACTCTTAGCGAATCTGCAGCAGCAGGTCGTGGCGTTGATCTTGATAAAGTTCGTGTAAGCGGTCGTGACGGTAATATCGGTGAAAGAACTAAAGATGAGATCGCAGTAATGGCACTTCGCGGCGGTGATATCGTTGGTCGTCATACTGTAGGATTTTACAATGACGGCGAGTTTATCGAACTTAACCACACGGCAACAAGTAGAAACACTTTTTCAAAAGGTGCTATTCGTGCCGGAAAATGGTTAGCAGATAAAGAAGCTGGTCTTTATTCTATCTCTGATTGTTTAGAGTTAAACTAA
- the trxB gene encoding thioredoxin-disulfide reductase: protein MLDCAIIGGGPAGLTAGLYTTRGGLENVVMYEKGMPGGQITQSSEIENYPGVTGEITGMDLMMPWPEQCQKFGLVHEMVEVLRVTKEGELFTIHKGDGSTQQAHSVIVGTGSSPRRAGFKGENEFFGKGVSTCATCDGFFYKGKEVAVIGGGDTALEEALYLAKLCSKVYLIHRRDTFRSAPNTVKRVQNTENIELVLNSTPDEVYGDATGVTGIRVVDTNGNSRDIEVPGVFTFVGNDVNNQVLIQEDGSFLCDLNDQGQVIVDLSMRTSVPGLFATGDMRIEAPKQVVSAAGDGAVAALAAISYVDELLN from the coding sequence ATACTAGATTGTGCAATTATAGGTGGTGGACCTGCCGGTTTGACAGCTGGTCTTTATACAACACGCGGCGGTTTAGAAAACGTTGTAATGTACGAAAAAGGTATGCCTGGCGGGCAAATCACACAAAGTTCTGAGATTGAGAACTATCCAGGTGTAACAGGTGAAATAACAGGTATGGATCTCATGATGCCGTGGCCTGAACAATGTCAAAAATTTGGACTTGTACACGAAATGGTAGAAGTGCTTCGTGTTACAAAAGAAGGTGAACTTTTTACTATCCATAAAGGTGACGGCTCGACACAACAAGCACACTCTGTAATAGTGGGAACTGGTTCTTCACCAAGACGTGCCGGTTTTAAAGGTGAAAATGAATTTTTCGGTAAAGGTGTAAGTACTTGTGCTACATGTGACGGTTTTTTCTATAAAGGTAAAGAGGTAGCTGTAATTGGTGGTGGTGACACTGCTCTAGAAGAAGCACTTTATCTTGCAAAACTATGTTCAAAAGTATACTTAATCCATAGACGTGATACATTCCGTTCAGCACCAAATACTGTTAAACGTGTACAAAATACTGAAAATATTGAACTTGTACTTAATTCTACTCCTGATGAAGTATACGGCGATGCAACAGGTGTAACAGGGATCAGAGTAGTTGATACAAATGGAAACAGCAGAGACATTGAAGTACCAGGTGTGTTTACATTTGTTGGGAACGATGTAAACAATCAGGTTCTTATCCAGGAAGACGGTAGTTTTTTATGTGATCTAAATGATCAGGGACAAGTTATCGTAGATCTAAGTATGAGAACTTCAGTTCCTGGACTTTTTGCAACGGGTGATATGCGCATCGAAGCACCTAAACAAGTAGTATCTGCTGCAGGTGACGGTGCAGTTGCTGCTTTAGCTGCCATTAGTTATGTTGATGAACTTTTAAACTAA
- a CDS encoding histidinol-phosphatase has translation MIVDLHNHTPLCNHAEGSIEQYVEAAIKADTKVFGFADHAPMDFDPKYRMGFDDMAAYEADVLSAKEKYKDQIQILLGYEVDYLENHMDPRVLDAQVDYLIGSVHFIDEWGFDNPEFIGRYESEDIDDIWKKYFETIEKMAKTQYFDIVGHLDLIKVFKFLPNKSIVEIAKNALLAIKEADMSLELNVAGYRKPIAEAYPSKELLQEAYKLNIPITFCSDAHKPEQVNLYNDQIVQLARDVGYTECVYYENREKIFIKF, from the coding sequence ATGATAGTCGATCTTCATAACCATACTCCCCTTTGTAATCATGCAGAAGGCAGTATAGAACAATACGTTGAAGCTGCTATAAAAGCAGATACGAAAGTATTTGGTTTTGCAGATCATGCACCAATGGATTTTGATCCGAAATATCGTATGGGCTTTGATGATATGGCTGCATATGAAGCAGATGTTTTAAGTGCAAAAGAGAAATATAAAGACCAGATACAGATCCTTTTAGGTTATGAAGTAGATTATCTTGAAAATCACATGGATCCGAGAGTTTTGGATGCACAAGTAGATTATTTAATCGGCTCTGTCCATTTTATTGATGAGTGGGGATTTGACAATCCGGAATTTATAGGACGCTATGAGAGTGAAGATATAGATGATATCTGGAAAAAATATTTTGAAACAATAGAAAAAATGGCAAAAACACAATATTTTGATATCGTAGGCCATCTTGATCTTATAAAAGTTTTCAAATTTCTTCCAAACAAGAGTATTGTTGAGATTGCAAAAAATGCTCTTTTGGCAATTAAAGAAGCAGATATGTCACTGGAACTTAATGTCGCAGGATATCGAAAACCTATTGCCGAAGCATACCCTTCAAAAGAATTACTTCAAGAGGCTTATAAGTTAAATATTCCCATCACTTTTTGTTCCGATGCACATAAACCGGAACAAGTCAACCTTTATAATGACCAAATAGTTCAACTTGCCCGTGATGTAGGATACACGGAGTGTGTATATTATGAAAACAGAGAAAAAATTTTTATAAAATTTTAG
- the trxA gene encoding thioredoxin, with amino-acid sequence MGKYIELTGADFESTVAEGVTLVDFWAPWCGPCRMIAPIIEELAEDFDGKAKICKVNTDEEQDIAVKFGIRSIPTILFFKDGEMVEQMVGAASKQAFTDKLNSLL; translated from the coding sequence ATGGGTAAATATATTGAATTAACAGGTGCAGACTTTGAATCAACAGTAGCAGAAGGTGTTACATTAGTAGACTTTTGGGCTCCATGGTGTGGTCCATGTCGTATGATTGCTCCAATCATCGAAGAATTAGCAGAAGATTTCGACGGAAAAGCTAAAATTTGTAAGGTAAATACTGATGAAGAGCAAGATATTGCTGTTAAATTCGGTATTCGTTCAATTCCAACTATTCTTTTCTTCAAAGATGGTGAAATGGTTGAGCAAATGGTTGGTGCAGCTTCAAAACAAGCTTTCACTGACAAACTAAACTCTCTTTTATAA
- a CDS encoding globin, which yields MNLQITDGEIGVRPPVAKPHPGFLHEVGEERFKKLVYDHYESIKTSDIAFLFPIFDEEDFEEAKEHAYAFLIEICGGPDYFTQTRGEPQMVGRHAPFRIDEHARKSWLALYKPLLEDLVDEGITPEYIESFWNYLDIFSMWLVNTKS from the coding sequence GTGAATTTACAAATTACTGACGGAGAAATTGGTGTTAGACCACCTGTTGCTAAGCCGCATCCCGGTTTTTTACACGAAGTAGGGGAAGAAAGATTTAAAAAACTTGTCTATGATCATTATGAATCGATTAAAACGAGTGACATTGCATTTTTATTTCCTATCTTTGACGAAGAGGATTTCGAAGAAGCAAAAGAGCATGCATATGCATTTTTGATCGAAATATGTGGCGGACCTGATTATTTTACACAAACAAGAGGAGAACCTCAAATGGTTGGACGTCATGCTCCGTTTCGCATAGATGAGCATGCAAGAAAGTCATGGCTCGCTCTTTATAAACCTCTTTTAGAAGATTTAGTGGATGAGGGAATTACACCTGAATATATAGAGTCTTTTTGGAACTACTTAGATATTTTTTCTATGTGGTTGGTAAATACAAAGAGCTAA